The sequence TGCTCTGCATCGGCAGCTCCACCCTGGTAGCAGTGACCCTGTCACCTGCCCTCTGCGCCATCCTGCTGGCGCCGGTTCAGCTGCCGGAGGAGAACACCTGGATCGCCAACCAGGCCCAGCGCCTCTATCGCCCTGTGCTGGATCTGGCCCTGGCCTCCCCGCAGCGGGTGCTGGCCATGGCCCTTGCTCTGGTGATCGCCACCACCCTCATCCTGCCGGCACTGGGACGGGTGTTTCTGCCCGAGTTCCGTGAAAAGTCGCTGGTGAATTCGATGGTGCTTTACCCCGGGGTGTCGCTGGAGATGACCAATCGGGCCGGCCTGGCCCTGACCCGTTCGCTGCAGAACAACCCTCTGTTCGAGTGGGTGCAGGTGCGCACCGGCCGCGCGCCTGGTGATGCCGATGGTGCGGGTGTGAACCTTGCCCATGTGGATGTGGAACTCAGCGATCAGGCGATGGCCAACCGCCCAGCCGCCATTGCTGAACTGCGGCAGGCGTTTCAGAAGCTGCCGGGCGTGGCTTCCAACATCGGCGGCTTCATCTCCCACCGCATGGATGAGGTGCTCTCCGGGGTCCGCAGTGCCATCGCGATCAAGATCTACGGCACCGATCTGGGCGAGCTGCGCCGCATCGGCGAGGCCGTGGAGACAGCGATCAAGCCGATCACCGGAGTGGTGGATCTGCAGCTGGAGCCCCAGCTGCCCATCCCCCAGTTGCAGATCCACTACGACCGCCCCCTGGCCTCGGCCCTTGGCCTCAGCATTGAAAAGCTGTCGCAGGCCGTGGAGATTGCCTTCAACGGCAAGGTGGTGGGCCACGTGGTGGAAGCCGGCGTGCGCAGCGATGTGCTGGTGCAGCTGCAGCCGGACGCGCGCGCAAACCTGGAGGCCATTCGCTCGGTGCCGGTGGCCTTCTCCAATGGCATGACGGTGCCGCTGGGCAGCGTCGCCTGGATCGACGAAGGCCTCGGCTCCAACGTCGTCAACCGGGAGGACGTCTCCCGCATGATCGTGGTCTCCACCAACGTCAGCGGCCGGCCCCTCGGCACTGTCGTCAAAGACATCCAGCGCACCATCGCCCGTGAGGTGCCACTGCCTCAGGGCTACACGATCCGCTACGGCGGTCAGTTCGAATCAGAAGAACGGGCAACCGCGTCTCTGGTCGTCTACAGCGCTGTTGCCGCAGTGGTGATCAGTGTGCTGATGGTGATTTCGGTGAAATCAGTGCCCGCCACAGTGGCGATCATGCTCAACCTGCCCCTGGCCCTGATCGGAGGTGTGGTGGCGGTGTTGCTCACGGGAGGAGTGCTATCGATCGCCTCCTTGATCGGCTTCATCACGCTGTTTGGCATCGCCGTGCGCAATGGGCTGTTGCTGGTGGACAACTACAACCGCCGCCATGGCGCAGGGCAACCCCTGGGCGAGGTGATCCGTGAGGGAAGCCTGGAGCGCCTCAACGCCATCCTGATGACAGCCCTCTCCTCGGCCCTTGGCGCCTTGCCGTTGGCGCTGGCGTTCGGGGCCGGCAACGAAATCCTGCAGCCCCTGGCCGTTGTGGTGCTGGGCGGCCTGATCACCTCCACGGCGCTGACGCTGCTGGTGCTGCCCGCGCTGTACGTGCGCTTTGGCCGTTGGCTGTTGCCTCCTGTCGCAGCTCCGTCGCCCTCCCTCGTTGCGTCCCATCCATGAACCCGAGCCTGCATCGCATCAAGGATCGTCTGCGTCAGCCCCAGGTGCTGCTTCCTTTGGCCCTCGGAGGATCCCTGTTGCTGGGCATCGCGCTGGGGCGCCTCCAGCCGGGCCCAGCCACCGTGCCCGTGGCTAAAGAATCAGCAAGCACCACGCGCAGCGGCTCCCTTGCCTTCAGTGAAGAGCAATTGCGGCGCTCGGGGCTCAGCACCATTCGCCCAGATCTGAGCACGGGCACCGCACGTCCGATTTCCGGGTTTGTGGACGCAGCCGTCGGAGCGCGCTCCAGTGCAAGCATGCAGGTGGCCGGCCGCATCGTTCGCCTGCTGGTGGCACCAGGCGCTGCCGTCCAGGCCGGTGAGCCGATCGCTGAAGTTCAGAGCCCCGACGCGGCG is a genomic window of Cyanobium sp. NS01 containing:
- a CDS encoding efflux RND transporter permease subunit — translated: MIEKLLNTTLRFSIARRWLIVAAAVVISLWGLLAVSQMPLDVFPPFAPPQVDVQTSADGLSPEEVEARITLPIESAVNGIPGVETVRSSSKAGLSMVQVVFHQNADIYRARQSVAERLQQVSTQLPANAAAPELSPLVSPLGTILQVAFTVKGDGATSLMDLQQLLLRSYRQAILAVPGVAQVTIYGGDEQQFQVLIDPQELQVQNVSLQAVMEGVSNAMATSPGGFLIAGGQERLIRPMGQIEQVSDLADAAVRNEQGQPVLLSTLAEVKRDAALKRGDASFNGKPAAVLMVTKQPDVDTPTVTRAVERRLAELNRTLPADVQTHVTFRQSNFIDSAIRNVSESLLQGVVIVSVVIVLFLMNWRAAIISLSAIPLSLLIGLMLMKALGLGINTMTLGGLVVAIGSVVDDSIVDMENCYRGLCRNQASSTPKSPLQVVFDTSLEVRQPVLFSTVIIAVVFAPIFSLTGVEGRIFAPMGLAYLLCIGSSTLVAVTLSPALCAILLAPVQLPEENTWIANQAQRLYRPVLDLALASPQRVLAMALALVIATTLILPALGRVFLPEFREKSLVNSMVLYPGVSLEMTNRAGLALTRSLQNNPLFEWVQVRTGRAPGDADGAGVNLAHVDVELSDQAMANRPAAIAELRQAFQKLPGVASNIGGFISHRMDEVLSGVRSAIAIKIYGTDLGELRRIGEAVETAIKPITGVVDLQLEPQLPIPQLQIHYDRPLASALGLSIEKLSQAVEIAFNGKVVGHVVEAGVRSDVLVQLQPDARANLEAIRSVPVAFSNGMTVPLGSVAWIDEGLGSNVVNREDVSRMIVVSTNVSGRPLGTVVKDIQRTIAREVPLPQGYTIRYGGQFESEERATASLVVYSAVAAVVISVLMVISVKSVPATVAIMLNLPLALIGGVVAVLLTGGVLSIASLIGFITLFGIAVRNGLLLVDNYNRRHGAGQPLGEVIREGSLERLNAILMTALSSALGALPLALAFGAGNEILQPLAVVVLGGLITSTALTLLVLPALYVRFGRWLLPPVAAPSPSLVASHP